A genomic window from Gloeocapsa sp. PCC 73106 includes:
- the devC gene encoding ABC transporter permease DevC, whose protein sequence is MKIPLAWLQLSRERMRLVVALAGIAFADILMFMQLGFKDALFDSTTVLQKSFSGEVFIISPQTDSSIGFKSFSRRRLYQSLGIAGVDEVIPVYFQAAAWKNPVNRQTRNLGVFGFNPTQNAFNLPGLAENLDLIKLKDVVLFDSLSRPEFGPIPQLLAEGKPVTAEVESRQVTIGGLFTMGASFAADGWLITSDLNFLRIFSKREQGLIELGIIVLEPSAEIDTVVRSLRAKLPADVIVLTREEFITLEKTYWQNSTAIGFIFNFGTIIGFIVGIVIVYQILYTDVTDHLPEYATLKAMGYKDQYFVSLVFQEALILAFLGFIPGFLISNLLYYGAASGASLPIMMTLNKAVTVLILTVIMCCLSGLIAVRKLAAADPADIF, encoded by the coding sequence ATGAAGATTCCTTTAGCCTGGTTACAGCTATCTCGTGAAAGAATGCGCCTGGTAGTAGCATTAGCAGGTATTGCTTTTGCTGATATCCTGATGTTTATGCAACTAGGTTTTAAAGATGCGCTTTTCGACAGCACTACCGTTCTCCAAAAGAGTTTTTCTGGGGAAGTTTTTATAATTAGTCCTCAAACCGACTCTAGTATCGGTTTTAAAAGCTTTTCCCGGCGACGCTTGTATCAATCTCTGGGGATTGCTGGAGTCGATGAGGTAATCCCAGTATATTTTCAAGCCGCAGCTTGGAAAAATCCCGTCAATCGTCAAACCCGCAACCTAGGAGTATTCGGTTTTAACCCCACTCAGAACGCTTTCAATCTTCCGGGATTAGCTGAGAATCTAGATCTGATTAAGCTAAAAGATGTGGTTCTCTTTGATAGTCTGTCTCGTCCAGAATTTGGACCGATTCCCCAACTGTTAGCTGAGGGTAAACCCGTTACCGCCGAGGTAGAATCTCGCCAAGTAACGATAGGAGGATTATTTACGATGGGGGCTTCTTTTGCAGCAGATGGCTGGTTAATTACTAGTGACTTGAATTTTCTGCGCATTTTTTCCAAAAGAGAACAGGGGTTGATTGAATTGGGTATTATTGTGCTAGAACCAAGCGCTGAAATAGATACAGTAGTCAGAAGTTTAAGAGCAAAATTACCCGCCGATGTCATAGTACTCACCAGAGAAGAATTTATCACATTAGAAAAAACTTACTGGCAAAATAGCACGGCGATCGGATTTATTTTTAATTTTGGTACCATAATTGGATTTATCGTCGGTATCGTTATCGTCTACCAAATTCTCTATACAGACGTTACCGACCATCTTCCTGAGTACGCGACGCTAAAAGCTATGGGATATAAAGATCAATATTTTGTCAGTTTAGTATTTCAAGAAGCTCTAATTTTGGCTTTCTTGGGATTTATCCCCGGCTTTTTAATTAGCAATCTTCTTTATTACGGCGCCGCATCGGGAGCAAGTTTACCGATTATGATGACTTTAAATAAAGCAGTTACTGTGCTAATACTCACGGTAATAATGTGTTGTTTATCTGGGTTAATCGCCGTACGCAAATTAGCAGCAGCTGATCCCGCTGATATCTTCTAA
- a CDS encoding DevA family ABC transporter ATP-binding protein, which translates to MKLNSNKPVVVIDNLDHFFGEGNLRKQILYNISLTLQMGEVVILKGPSGSGKTTLLTLIGALRSAQSGSLKVLDQELVGTSKQDLVKIRRNIGYIFQAHNLLSSLTARQNVQMSMELQPEISPETAREKSELMLKTVGLGDHLDYYPHDLSGGQKQRVAIARALVSQPKIVLADEPTASLDSKSGHDVVVLMQQLAQERGCTILLVTHDDRILDVADRIIYLEDGRIS; encoded by the coding sequence ATGAAATTAAACTCAAATAAACCAGTTGTTGTTATTGATAATCTCGACCATTTCTTCGGAGAAGGTAATTTACGTAAACAGATTTTATATAATATCAGCTTAACCCTTCAAATGGGAGAAGTGGTAATTCTCAAAGGACCCTCTGGTTCGGGAAAAACGACTCTTTTAACTCTAATTGGCGCTTTACGTTCCGCTCAATCTGGTAGCTTAAAAGTATTAGACCAAGAGTTAGTAGGGACTAGTAAACAAGATTTGGTTAAGATTCGACGTAATATCGGTTATATTTTTCAAGCTCATAATCTACTCTCTTCCCTAACCGCTCGTCAAAACGTACAGATGTCTATGGAATTACAACCAGAAATATCTCCAGAAACAGCAAGGGAAAAATCAGAACTAATGCTTAAAACCGTAGGGTTAGGCGATCACTTAGATTACTACCCTCACGATCTTTCTGGGGGACAAAAACAAAGAGTAGCGATCGCTCGAGCTTTAGTAAGTCAACCGAAAATCGTTCTTGCCGATGAACCCACCGCATCTTTAGATAGTAAATCGGGTCACGATGTCGTCGTTTTGATGCAGCAACTCGCTCAAGAACGGGGTTGTACCATTTTACTCGTTACCCACGACGATCGCATTTTAGACGTAGCCGATAGGATTATCTATCTAGAAGATGGTAGAATCTCCTGA
- a CDS encoding 5'-nucleotidase C-terminal domain-containing protein, which translates to MDEDFTLQLLHASDQEAGVPALVDIIGFSAVMNALEDDYDNTIKLTSGDIYISSPLFNASGDIYDNASTGEPAGLPGVADILIQNALGWDAATVGNHEFSSADTGFLNLVAPNPNIVNGVNGGVGIGEDGYPGTSFPYLATNLDYSEAVLPEGVEVVEGAEAPRGNSLSSSTIVDVNGESIGVIGVVTPHLSAIANIGNINITSGDNITTSTPFEEQVDAVIEGVRQEVELLEAQGVNKIILGTHLQQFEIEEMLAQRLVDENVPVDIVIGGGSHRLMANADFPIREDETQVPPQQLQPYPLRLTNGDNAIYVINTAANYRYISRLVANFDEDGVITSIDSADSQAYATDTAGVNRLYDDTVTDFRTVRAKADPEIVAIVEGLANFVNEQDGNIFGQTDFFLNGIRGDVRTQETNLGNITNDAQIHYGQQYLNEYGDDFLEGIDTIQISFRNGGGIRDSIGVSILEDEVGELIQLPPPANPAVDKEEGDVSQLDISNALRFDSDLVAGTVTAAGIYELAEHMVSAIPTINGLFGQIGGFKFSYDPTAQPRTTEIPGERIQNLASINEAGENIETIVENGELVGDPDRTFGVITSSFLANGGDSYPEVVTNQVRLDAFPKPDSLDQAELNSGAEQDALAEYLGAFYNRENGQAPFPDEDTPEAEDERIQNLSVRDDTILNPTPVEGRLVKADFNNDDISDLVWRNFSNGSNGYWYMNNATDGGSFGPSSTTAIASEDNLNWAISGTADFNRNGTEDILWRNFSNGNVGVWLMNNTNRGAIRNLERETNTEWYIGGTRDANGDTVPDLYWRNSATGANGLWYLNEDLGTIAKVSIPTEDNLDWQLVAVDDMNEDDVPDILWRNRTSGQNGIWLMGGEQGQEVTEIVTIEAELNAEWNIRGTGDYNGDGFADIVWRNLANGNNGVWLYDGELSRRAIVSFTTETNSDWQIVHR; encoded by the coding sequence ATGGATGAAGACTTTACTCTACAACTTCTGCACGCCTCCGATCAAGAAGCTGGTGTTCCGGCTTTAGTTGATATTATCGGCTTTTCTGCGGTCATGAATGCGTTGGAAGATGATTATGACAATACTATTAAGCTTACTTCTGGAGACATATATATTTCCAGTCCTTTGTTTAATGCAAGTGGCGATATTTACGATAATGCTTCAACGGGAGAACCGGCAGGTTTACCAGGTGTAGCTGATATTCTCATTCAAAATGCTCTAGGTTGGGACGCAGCAACAGTAGGAAATCATGAGTTTAGTTCCGCAGATACTGGTTTCTTAAATCTAGTAGCCCCCAATCCTAACATTGTCAACGGTGTTAATGGTGGAGTAGGTATTGGTGAAGATGGTTATCCTGGGACTTCTTTCCCCTATTTGGCTACCAATTTAGACTACAGCGAAGCGGTCTTACCTGAAGGAGTAGAGGTTGTTGAAGGCGCAGAAGCTCCAAGAGGCAATAGTCTAAGCAGCAGTACCATAGTGGATGTCAATGGAGAAAGTATTGGTGTGATTGGGGTGGTAACTCCTCACTTATCAGCGATCGCCAATATTGGTAACATCAACATCACCAGTGGGGATAATATCACCACCAGTACCCCTTTTGAAGAACAAGTAGATGCTGTAATTGAAGGTGTTAGACAGGAAGTGGAACTTCTCGAAGCCCAGGGTGTAAACAAAATTATTCTAGGTACACACTTACAGCAGTTTGAAATCGAGGAAATGTTGGCTCAAAGGTTGGTCGATGAGAATGTTCCTGTAGATATCGTAATTGGTGGCGGTTCTCATCGTTTGATGGCCAATGCAGATTTCCCCATCCGAGAAGATGAAACTCAAGTCCCCCCCCAACAACTGCAGCCTTACCCTCTAAGACTTACTAATGGCGATAATGCTATTTATGTGATTAATACCGCAGCAAATTATCGCTATATAAGTCGATTGGTAGCCAACTTTGATGAGGACGGAGTAATCACCAGCATCGATTCTGCTGATAGTCAAGCTTATGCTACTGACACAGCCGGAGTAAACCGCCTTTATGATGACACTGTTACCGATTTTAGGACCGTCAGAGCTAAAGCTGACCCCGAAATAGTAGCGATAGTTGAGGGTCTTGCTAACTTTGTCAATGAGCAGGATGGAAATATTTTCGGTCAAACTGATTTTTTCCTCAATGGTATTCGTGGAGATGTGCGCACTCAAGAAACCAACCTAGGGAATATAACCAATGACGCCCAAATTCACTACGGTCAACAATATCTCAATGAATATGGAGATGATTTTTTAGAAGGGATTGATACAATTCAAATCTCTTTTAGAAATGGTGGAGGAATTCGTGATTCTATTGGAGTCTCCATTCTTGAAGATGAAGTCGGAGAGTTAATTCAATTACCACCTCCAGCAAATCCAGCAGTTGATAAAGAAGAAGGAGATGTTTCTCAATTAGATATTTCTAATGCTTTACGTTTTGACAGTGATCTAGTCGCAGGGACCGTTACCGCAGCAGGAATCTACGAACTAGCTGAACACATGGTATCAGCTATACCCACTATCAATGGTCTCTTTGGTCAAATTGGGGGTTTCAAATTCAGCTATGACCCTACTGCTCAACCTCGCACCACTGAAATTCCTGGAGAGCGGATTCAAAATTTAGCCTCTATCAATGAAGCGGGTGAAAATATTGAAACTATAGTCGAAAATGGGGAGTTAGTAGGAGATCCTGATCGCACTTTTGGGGTAATAACTAGTAGCTTCCTAGCCAACGGTGGAGACAGTTATCCTGAGGTAGTTACTAACCAAGTCAGACTAGATGCTTTCCCAAAACCTGATAGTCTCGATCAAGCTGAGTTAAATTCAGGTGCTGAACAAGATGCTTTAGCAGAGTATTTAGGGGCTTTCTATAACAGAGAAAACGGACAAGCACCCTTTCCTGATGAGGATACTCCGGAAGCTGAAGATGAGCGAATCCAAAACCTGAGCGTTCGTGACGATACTATCCTCAACCCGACTCCAGTAGAAGGAAGACTCGTTAAAGCCGATTTTAACAACGACGATATCTCAGATCTAGTGTGGCGCAATTTCTCTAACGGCTCAAATGGCTACTGGTATATGAATAACGCTACTGATGGGGGAAGTTTTGGTCCTAGTTCTACAACTGCGATCGCCTCAGAAGATAATCTCAACTGGGCTATTTCTGGAACCGCCGACTTTAACAGGAACGGAACCGAAGATATCCTCTGGCGTAACTTTAGCAACGGTAATGTGGGTGTTTGGTTAATGAATAACACAAACCGTGGAGCGATTCGTAATCTAGAGAGAGAAACTAACACAGAGTGGTACATCGGTGGCACTCGTGATGCTAACGGTGATACTGTACCGGATCTTTACTGGCGTAACTCCGCCACAGGAGCTAACGGGCTTTGGTATTTAAATGAAGATCTCGGTACTATCGCTAAAGTATCTATACCAACTGAGGACAATCTGGATTGGCAACTGGTAGCGGTAGATGATATGAACGAGGACGATGTTCCTGATATTCTCTGGCGTAACCGTACCTCCGGACAAAATGGTATTTGGCTCATGGGTGGAGAACAAGGACAAGAAGTGACGGAAATCGTTACCATTGAAGCAGAACTCAACGCCGAATGGAATATTCGTGGGACAGGTGATTATAATGGGGATGGATTCGCTGATATTGTTTGGCGTAATTTAGCTAATGGTAATAATGGGGTATGGTTATACGATGGTGAATTAAGTCGTCGTGCAATTGTATCTTTTACTACAGAAACCAATAGCGATTGGCAAATTGTTCACCGTTAA